The Impatiens glandulifera chromosome 3, dImpGla2.1, whole genome shotgun sequence genome contains a region encoding:
- the LOC124928657 gene encoding aquaporin-5-like, translating into MASDIGDEESLSGNKIQPLNSTPKSNKWKHEDEGAPVTLSDRLALGDFFSINVWRAAVAELLGTAILVFMIDTIVISTIETHIKAPNLTISVLIGLTITVLLLAVFPISGGHINPVVSFSAALVGLISIPRAFIYILAQCGGALLGAMAVKAVVSSAIQQTFSLGGCTLTIIVLGPQGPITMGLETAQALSLEVICTFIFLFGSIWIVFDERQSRRFGPVVVCSIVGTVLGLLVFVSTTVTGAKGYAGAGINPARCLGPAVIRGGHLWNRHWVFWAGPGIGSLVFYIYTKIIPRQHYHAKGYKHDVVEIVKASIM; encoded by the exons ATGGCTTCAGATATTGGGGATGAAGAAAGCCTTTCTGGGAACAAAATCCAGCCTCTCAACTCCACACCCAA GTCTAACAAGTGGAAACATGAAGACGAAGGAGCTCCCGTCACTCTAAGTGACAGACTGGCCTTGGGGGACTTCTTCTCCATAAAT GTATGGCGAGCTGCAGTGGCGGAGCTTCTAGGCACGGCGATTCTAGTCTTCATGATCGACACTATCGTCATCTCCACCATTGAAACACATATAAAAGCACCAAACCTAACAATTTCAGTCCTAATTGGCCTCACCATTACAGTCCTACTTCTGGCTGTTTTTCCGATCTCCGGCGGCCACATCAATCCGGTCGTCTCCTTCTCCGCCGCACTAGTGGGCCTCATTTCCATCCCTCGAGCCTTCATCTACATTTTGGCCCAATGTGGTGGAGCCCTCTTAGGGGCAATGGCGGTTAAGGCTGTAGTTAGCAGCGCCATTCAACAAACCTTCTCCTTGGGTGGATGTACTCTTACTATCATTGTCCTCGGCCCACAAGGCCCAATAACTATGGGCTTGGAAACGGCCCAGGCCCTAAGTCTTGAGGTGATATGTACTTTCATTTTCCTATTTGGTTCTATTTGGATTGTTTTCGATGAGCGCCAGTCTAGAAGATTTGGTCCAGTTGTAGTTTGTTCGATTGTTGGAACCGTTCTCGGCCTGTTAGTGTTTGTATCGACAACCGTAACAGGCGCAAAAGGGTATGCAGGGGCCGGGATAAACCCGGCTAGGTGTTTGGGCCCAGCGGTTATTAGAGGCGGTCATCTATGGAACAGGCATTGGGTGTTTTGGGCTGGGCCTGGGATCGGGTCTTTGGTTTTCTATATCTACACGAAAATTATTCCGCGACAACATTACCATGCAAAAGGGTATAAACACGATGTGGTGGAAATTGTGAAGGCGAGTATAATGTAG
- the LOC124928656 gene encoding pentatricopeptide repeat-containing protein MRL1, chloroplastic-like, translating to MMDASFCARSQTLSLVYVNSLLPSHSSFSPVSCLRSLDFPVNARIFKPPDFRYRRKCRNLLFRFHSPRFMIKASLHSQSHLILATITISAFAVVMFVRCQSKKINISEVARDMFIMTFENLRVMINQIIGKKGSGSLDLERDMQCTGEKYAMKEIEGTKEIGDAITTEAKGNEHAYYEDEAMRTQPKGTDCAREEEESIKNVSEFPATDNYSVLRQSEVTELLQPLAFDGVPNSSQLPVEADETTPTTLSVPIGNAKAIHEIGKVDEIMGNNCLSRESCREGLYTFFEVEQLGGKDALGMNTLEKLSPQSSVKNSSSFSSPGRKSTNDGRTKTIDVLKSKRKDENLFGNLNLMENREFLNDNEGANQYRDDQKLTELPSCPNGIPVTHVNTKHYISQQISSYKQLLKNGRLSECIELLEDLERKGLLNMEKIHHAEFFRKCKIEKAVKEAFHFTRLIPSPTLSTFNMLMNVCACSQNSTGAFEVLHFVQVAGLKPDCKLYTTLISACARSGKVDEMFKVFHEMVNAGVEPNVHTYGALIDGCAKAGQVAKAFGAYGILRSKNVEPDRVVFNALITACGQSGAVHRAFDVLADMKAETHPIDPDHVTVGALIKACMDSGQLHRVREVYNMIHEYNIKGTPEVYTIAVHSCSLTGDCEFACSVYNDMKINGIVPDEMFLSALVDVMGHANNLDAAFEILEEARKQGIHMGIILYSSLMGACSNAKNCQKALELYKDIKSMGLKLTVSTMNALITALCDGDQVQKALEVLFEIKKTGLSPNIITYSVLLAACEKEDNLEAGLMLFSQAKNDGVTPSLVMSRCLIAMCLRRFKKAGALGESVMSFNLGRPQVDSRWTSIALLVYRETITAGISPDMELFSQVLGCLKLPTGGGLRDKLIENLQVSGGSSRRSNLCSLVDGFGEYDPRALSLFEEAVSLGIIPCVSVKESPIIKIDARELHIHTTEVYILTILKSLKHRLAAGAKLPNISILLPVEKTRILSPTGEKEIRLAGRISQSVAASMRRLGLTYIGSESNGKVRINGVVVKKWLRPKLDSPFNLKQQMELGSTQSRILGKGISHQQRSIRTGDLSFN from the exons ATGATGGATGCGAGCTTTTGTGCCCGCTCGCAGACACTATCTTTAGTCTACGTCAATTCACTTCTCCCTTCTCATTCGTCCTTCTCTCCTGTATCTTGCCTTCGATCCCTCGATTTTCCAGTCAATGCCCGCATCTTCAAACCGCCAGACTTTCGCTATCGACGAAAATGCAGAAACTTATTGTTTCGATTTCACTCACCTCGATTCATGATCAAAGCTTCCCTACATTCGCAATCGCATCTCATCTTAGCCACAATCACCATTTCGGCCTTTGCTGTTGTCATGTTCGTTCGGTGCCAATCAAAGAAGATTAACATATCAGAG GTGGCACGTGACATGTTTATCATGACTTTCGAAAACCTAAGGGTTATGATCAATCAAATTATTGGGAAGAAGGGTTCTGGGTCTCTCGATCTGGAAAGAGATATGCAATGTACTGGAGAGAAATATGCAATGAAAGAAATTGAAGGTACAAAGGAAATTGGAGATGCAATAACAACAGAAGCGAAGGGAAATGAACATGCTTATTATGAAGATGAAGCAATGCGGACGCAACCAAAAGGAACTGATTGTGCgcgggaagaagaagaatctaTTAAAAATGTTTCAGAGTTTCCTGCAACAGACAATTATTCTGTGTTGAGACAGTCAGAGGTTACCGAATTACTACAACCACTTGCTTTCGATGGTGTACCAAACTCATCCCAGTTGCCTGTGGAAGCAGATGAAACCACGCCCACTACTTTATCTGTTCCCATCGGTAATGCGAAAGCTATTCATGAAATTGGTAAAGTGGATGAGATTATGGGTAACAATTGTTTGTCAAGAGAATCTTGTCGCGAAGGACTTTATACATTTTTTGAGGTAGAGCAGTTGGGGGGAAAAGATGCATTAGGGATGAACACTTTAGAGAAGTTATCCCCTCAAAGTTCGGTTAAAAACAGCAGTAGTTTCTCTTCCCCGGGGAGGAAATCTACAAATGATGGAAGGACAAAAACAATAGACGTGCTCAAATCTAAAAGAAAAGACGAAAATCTTTTTGGAAATCTGAATCTAATGGAAAACAGAGAATTCTTAAATGACAATGAAGGAGCAAATCAATATAGGGATGACCAGAAACTTACTGAACTTCCCTCTTGTCCAAATGGAATACCTGTCACCCATGTCAATACCAAACATTACATTTCACAGCAAATCAGTTCCTACAAGCAGTTGCTAAAAAATGGAAG GTTATCGGAATGCATAGAATTGTTAGAAGATTTGGAAAGAAAGGGTCTGTTAAATATGGAGAAG ATTCATCACGCGGAGTTTTTTAGGAAGTGCAAAATTGAAAAGGCTGTTAAAGAAGCATTTCATTTCACCAGGTTAATCCCAAGCCCAACATTGAGTACATTCAACATGCTAATGAATGTCTGCGCATGTTCTCAGAATTCAACAG GAGCTTTTGAAGTTCTACACTTTGTTCAAGTGGCTGGGCTGAAACCCGATTGTAAGCTTTATACTACACTCATATCAGCTTGTGCAAGAAGTGGAAAAGTTGATGAAATGTTCAAG GTTTTCCATGAAATGGTTAATGCTGGGGTGGAACCTAATGTTCATACATATGGTGCACTTATTGATGGCTGCGCTAAGGCTGGGCAAGTTGCTAAGGCATTTGGTGCGTATGGCATACTGAGGTCTAAG AATGTTGAGCCAGATCGGGTTGTTTTTAATGCTCTTATCACAGCATGTGGTCAATCAGGTGCAGTTCATCGTGCCTTCGATGTCTTAGCAGATATGAAGGCTGAGACACATCCAATAGACCCTGATCATGTTACTGTTGGTGCTTTAATAAAAGCATGCATGGATTCTGGACAG TTACATCGTGTGCGGGAAGTGTACAATATGATTCATGAATATAACATCAAGGGTACTCCAGAAGTTTACACTATAGCTGTTCATAGTTGCAGCCTTACTGGCGATTGTGAATTTGCTTGTAGCGTGTATAATGACATGAAAATAAATGGCATAGTTCCCGACGAG ATGTTCCTTAGTGCATTGGTTGATGTTATGGGGCATGCTAATAATCTGGATGCGGCTTTTGAAATCTTAGAAGAAGCTAGGAAACAAGGAATTCACATGGGAATAATTTTATATAGCTCCTTAATGGGAGCCTGTAGCAAT GCCAAAAACTGCCAGAAGGCACTGGAGCTGTACAAGGATATCAAATCCATGGGACTTAAACTAACAGTTTCAACAATGAATGCCTTGATTACTGCCTTGT GTGATGGGGACCAAGTGCAGAAAGCTTTAGAAGTTCTGTTCGAAATTAAGAAGACTGGATTGTCTCCGAACATCATCACATATTCTGTTCTACTGGCAGCTTGTGAAAA GGAGGACAATCTCGAAGCTGGCCTCATGCTCTTTTCTCAAGCAAAAAATGACGGCGTTACTCCTAGCCTTGTTATGTCAAGGTGTCTAATAG CCATGTGCTTGAGAAGATTTAAGAAGGCTGGTGCACTTGGTGAATCTGTCATGTCTTTCAACTTGGGACGGCCACAAGTTGATAGTAGGTG GACATCGATAGCCTTGTTGGTTTATAGGGAAACAATAACGGCTGGAATTTCGCCTGATATGGAACTGTTCTCACAAGTCTTGGGTTGCTTGAAACTTCCAACTGGCGGTGGCTTGAGAGATAAACTGATTGAAAATCTGCAGGTAAGTGGTGGTTCATCAAGAAGATCAAACCTTTGTTCATTGGTTGATGGATTTGGAGAGTATGATCCACGGGCTCTCTCATTATTTGAG GAAGCTGTTTCTCTTGGAATTATCCCATGCGTGTCAGTAAAAGAAAGTCCCATTATTAAAATTGATGCCAGAGAATTACATATTCATACTACTGAG GTATACATTTTGACAATTCTGAAGAGTCTCAAACATCGGCTTGCTGCTG GTGCAAAGTTACCAAACATAAGCATTTTATTGCCTGTTGAGAAGACACGAATACTTTCGCCCACTGGGGAGAAAGAAATTAGACTGGCAGGAAG AATAAGCCAATCTGTAGCAGCATCAATGAGAAGACTAGGCCTAACTTACATAGGAAGTGAATCAAATGGAAAAGTAAGAATCAATGGGGTAGTAGTTAAGAAGTGGTTGCGGCCAAAACTTGATTCTCCTTTTAACTTGAAACAACAAATGGAGCTGGGATCGACCCAATCACGAATACTAGGCAAAGGAATAAGTCATCAGCAGCGTAGCATTAGAACGGGTGATCTGTCCTTTAACTAA
- the LOC124928760 gene encoding auxin-responsive protein SAUR21-like has translation MAIRLPSTIAHAKQIMMKLQSSQTKKGYLAVYVGEIQKKRFLVPISYLNHPTFLALLQRSEDEFGFQHPMGGLTIPCKEETFLHLTSSLN, from the coding sequence ATGGCTATCCGTTTGCCATCAACAATTGCACACGCCAAGCAAATCATGATGAAGTTACAATCTTCTCAGACAAAGAAAGGCTATCTAGCCGTATATGTGGGAGAGATTCAAAAGAAGCGGTTTCTTGTTCCTATATCATATTTGAATCATCCTACATTCTTAGCCTTGTTGCAAAGATCAGAAGATGAGTTTGGGTTTCAGCATCCTATGGGTGGATTAACAATTCCTTGCAAAGAAGAAACCTTCCTTCATCTCACATCTAGCCTTAATTAA
- the LOC124932324 gene encoding auxin-responsive protein SAUR24-like has protein sequence MGIRFPSMILSQAKKILKLQPSQTGNQSDVPKGHLAVYVGEIQKKRFIVPISYLNHPSFQALLLRTEEEFGFNHPMGGLTIPCKEETFIDLTSRLNYS, from the coding sequence ATGGGTATTCGTTTTCCATCAATGATACTTTCTCAAGCCAAGAAAATTCTGAAGTTACAACCATCACAAACTGGGAACCAGTCCGATGTACCGAAAGGTCATTTAGCAGTTTATGTGGGAGAGATTCAAAAGAAGAGATTCATTGTTCCAATTTCATATTTGAATCATCCATCATTCCAAGCCTTATTGCTCAGGACAGAAGAAGAATTTGGATTCAATCATCCTATGGGAGGTTTGACAATCCCTTGCAAAGAAGAAACATTTATTGATCTTACTTCGCGGCTAAATTACTCATGA
- the LOC124931970 gene encoding auxin-responsive protein SAUR50-like yields MAIRSKSNKLTQAALIKQIVKRCSSLGKIKAAGSSYDGDDQEGDYNFPVDVPKGHFAVYVGENRTRYIVPISLLNHPEFQFLLQRAEEEFGFNHDMGLTIPCEEVVFRSLTSMLLR; encoded by the coding sequence ATGGCAATCagatcaaaatcaaacaagctaaCACAAGCGGCACTGATCAAGCAAATCGTGAAGAGATGTTCAAGCTTAGGCAAAATCAAGGCAGCAGGATCATCATATGATGGTGATGATCAAGAAGGAGATTATAACTTCCCTGTTGACGTACCAAAAGGCCATTTTGCAGTTTACGTTGGAGAGAACAGAACCAGATACATAGTGCCCATTTCTCTTTTAAATCATCCAGAATTTCAATTCCTTTTACAGAGGGCGGAGGAGGAATTCGGTTTCAATCATGATATGGGCCTTACTATTCCTTGTGAAGAAGTTGTCTTTCGATCCTTAACATCAATGCTTTTGAGATGA
- the LOC124928762 gene encoding zinc finger MYM-type protein 1-like, with product MSLLTRLAFRVEVLKRIIAVVQRIAKNNLALREDCEKLYVENNGIFLQLIEMIAEFDPIMEEHLRRVHFQERDIHYTYLGPKIQNELIQMLTAEVRSLIVAKTKHAKYFTVILDCTPDASHEEQMSLVIRCADDSENAIVVEEFWIGFLKVNETSGLGLFIELKNILSNLELAIDIIRGQGYDNGSNMKGKHKGVQNRLLEINPKAFYTPCGCHSLNLTLCDMIMYKVLRSSHYHNTRWESYVESVKPIKDQTSKIRDALIDLTNTSYDSKIKSEAERLTPFELENFEFLTGMIIWYKLLYEINIVDKFLQSEKMDIDVAIGQLKGLISFLQEFRESRFDQALVEAEHIASEMGIKPIFREKHIIRRKRQFDDINSEKLLRHSLPGEAKRAIDVLNYLKTMDGCYPNFYIAYRVLLTIPVTVASAERSFFQIEVV from the exons atgagTCTGTTAACACG ATTAGCATTTAGAGTTGAAGTATTGAAGAGAATAATTGCGGTTGTGCAAAGAATTGCGAAAAATAACTTGGCACTTCGAGAAGATTGTGAAAAGCTTTATGTTGAGAATAATGGAATCTTTTTGCAATTAATTGAAATGATTGCCGAATTTGATCCAATAATGGAGGAACATCTTCGGCGTGTTCATTTTCAAGAACGAGATATTCATTACACTTATCTTGGGCCCAAAATCCAAAATGAATTGATACAAATGTTGACAGCTGAAGTAAGAAGTTTAATTGTTGCAAAAACTAAGCATGCAAAATATTTCACTGTGATACTTGATTGCACTCCAGATGCAAGTCACGAGGAACAAATGTCCCTTGTAATTAGATGTGCGGATGATTCAGAAAATGCAATAGTGGTCGAAGAATTTTGGATTGGATTTTTGAAAGTTAATGAAACTTCTGGGCTTGGGCTTTTTATAgagcttaaaaatattttgagcaaTCTCGAACTTGCGATTGACATTATAAGAGGTCAAGGATATGACAATGGATCTAATATGAAAGGCAAGCACAAAGGTGTACAAAATAGATTACTTGAAATTAATCCCAAAGCTTTCTACACTCCATGTGGATGCCACAGTCTTAATCTCACACTATGTGATATG ATCATGTACAAGGTCTTACGGTCAAGCCATTATCACAACACACGATGGGAAAGCTATGTTGAAAGTGTGAAGCCCATAAAAGACCAGACTTCAAAAATACGAGATGCTTTAATTGATTTGACAAACACTTCTTATGACTCAAAAATAAAGAGTGAAGCTGAGCGCTTGACACCATTTgaacttgagaattttgaattCCTAACCGGAATGATAATTTGGTACAAGTTATTATATGAGATTAACATTGTCGATAAGTTTCTCCAATCAGAAAAAATGGATATCGATGTTGCTATCGGACAGTTAAAAGGGCTTATTTCTTTTCTCCAAGAGTTTAGAGAATCTAGATTTGATCAAGCCTTGGTTGAAGCCGAACATATTGCAAGTGAAATGGGAATTAAACCTATTTTCCGAGAAAAACACATCATTCGGAGAAAGAGACAATTTGATGATATCAATAGTGAAAAG TTGTTAAGACATTCATTACCCGGAGAAGCAAAAAGAGCGATTGATgtgctgaattatttgaaaacaatggatGGTTGTTATCCAAATTTCTATATCGCATATCGAGTTTTGCTGACTATACCAGTTACTGTTGCATCTGCGGAAAGAAGTTTTTTCCAAATTGAAGTTGTTTAA